The following coding sequences lie in one Gloeocapsa sp. PCC 73106 genomic window:
- a CDS encoding adenosine deaminase: MALYADLHRHLGGSVVPRVLWRYFQRHSQDLADRFPEYEEFEAFYTKKRKTLDEYLELHTLVEGVQTVQTLPYFIYRLIRGAYIFENLAYLELRYTPYLRTPESLSQNERIEAMAEIVKVVGKSSQVKEYPIITSQILCMHSRLPYTVNKAIVDLAAGMREYVCAIDVAGGDSQYGDRLKEFIGLYQYAQSLGLKTTGHLFETKDGCYPQLLPFLMRIGHGIQIPLRYPELLKEVASAKQCLEICPTTYLKTGTLEHLSELKIVFDRCFAAGVDLVICTDNAGLHNVRLPFEYENLLTQDVISFEQLQACQDAAFRHAFAWPYSQPPASLLIGLLQEKSDLSLSGANS, from the coding sequence ATGGCACTATACGCCGATTTACACCGTCATCTAGGTGGTTCTGTAGTCCCTCGCGTTCTTTGGCGCTATTTTCAACGTCACAGTCAAGATTTGGCTGATCGTTTTCCTGAGTATGAGGAATTTGAGGCTTTTTATACCAAAAAACGGAAGACTTTAGATGAATATCTGGAACTCCATACGTTGGTTGAAGGCGTACAAACGGTTCAAACTTTGCCTTATTTTATCTATCGTTTAATTCGTGGTGCTTATATTTTTGAAAATTTGGCTTATTTGGAACTGCGCTATACCCCTTATTTACGTACACCCGAGAGTTTAAGCCAAAACGAGAGAATTGAGGCTATGGCTGAAATAGTCAAAGTGGTGGGTAAATCGTCTCAAGTTAAGGAATATCCTATTATCACCAGTCAAATTCTCTGTATGCACTCTCGTCTTCCCTATACAGTTAATAAGGCGATCGTCGATTTGGCAGCAGGAATGAGAGAGTATGTATGTGCAATAGATGTAGCAGGAGGAGACTCTCAATATGGCGATCGCTTGAAAGAATTTATTGGCTTATATCAGTACGCTCAAAGTTTGGGACTTAAAACTACGGGTCATTTGTTCGAAACCAAAGACGGTTGTTATCCCCAATTGTTACCATTTTTGATGCGGATTGGTCATGGTATTCAGATTCCTCTGCGATATCCAGAGTTACTCAAAGAGGTGGCTTCCGCCAAACAATGTCTAGAGATTTGTCCCACTACTTACTTGAAAACTGGAACTTTAGAACATTTATCTGAACTTAAAATAGTGTTTGACCGTTGTTTTGCCGCGGGAGTAGATTTAGTAATTTGTACAGATAACGCGGGTTTACACAACGTGCGCTTACCCTTTGAGTATGAAAATCTACTTACCCAGGATGTAATTAGCTTTGAACAATTACAAGCTTGTCAAGACGCGGCTTTTCGTCATGCTTTCGCTTGGCCCTATAGTCAACCCCCCGCCTCTTTGTTGATTGGTTTACTGCAAGAAAAGTCAGATTTAAGCCTATCGGGGGCTAATTCATAG
- a CDS encoding Fur family transcriptional regulator, producing the protein MKEQTPIRSLEDAINRCQKLGMRLSRQRRFVLELLWQAREHLSAREIYERLNQEKKAIGYTSVYQNLEALSHQGIIECVERCDGRLYGHLNTAHSHINCLDTHQIIDIQVELPQQLLDEIQKQTGISITEYRINFYGYRKSGEDF; encoded by the coding sequence ATGAAAGAGCAAACGCCGATACGTTCTCTAGAAGATGCCATCAATCGCTGTCAAAAGTTGGGAATGCGCCTAAGTCGTCAACGGCGCTTTGTCCTAGAATTACTATGGCAAGCACGAGAACATCTATCAGCGCGAGAAATCTACGAACGCTTAAATCAGGAAAAAAAGGCGATCGGTTACACCTCTGTTTATCAGAATCTAGAAGCTTTATCCCATCAGGGAATTATCGAATGTGTAGAGCGCTGTGACGGAAGATTATATGGTCATCTTAACACCGCTCACAGTCATATTAATTGTCTCGACACTCATCAAATAATCGATATTCAGGTAGAATTACCCCAACAATTGCTCGATGAGATCCAAAAGCAAACGGGAATTAGCATCACTGAATATCGAATTAATTTCTATGGTTATAGGAAGTCAGGTGAAGATTTTTAA